A portion of the Magnetococcales bacterium genome contains these proteins:
- a CDS encoding HAMP domain-containing protein, which yields MNPQSSPTRTTLFDRLIRLLPRLGQSDHQSWTIRRLLIAWAAMGLIATVVLAGAATFATIRLTTLQNRVVKQILPVETSGRRLSGMLLEYVNRQNTLVQATSTEALGALPPRQELDRRFTAELDYLGTVGQGMSGLEQPLTHLKQSFAQFLEQDDRLVDLTKRDLELSQRMKSRTTALDQSVERMTTLAEGIKGKVTLAMVRGKRQTRRAMESRTSEAELRSLAGVMLSGGTGRIGQVTEKVISSVNTLSILSRQIRLELTTDMLTNLQTNQIKPAVDLARQSINTLKASAQNAPAGVAELTEQLEKEFANLTALLMEGNDAVFSMARDALELDRLTETNRHTEETIQGQVIQRLEEIDAWADKLNVAVTQEAASVSRASQILVYSVALVVGVFMVGFGMLLIRRITGSLDRAVEGVHRIAQGDLTTNLGPVRNDELGHLLMAMSGMAAILKGIFLSLSEGSHNLSDASQELSEVSGSMNTSAALLTRKAESVSSAVERSSTNLNHIASEAEQASANLNTLSAAAEEASTNLNTISAAAEEASISLTAVVSSTHQATERMEQVKSAAEQTSDNVQGVAGAVQVMTHALGEVRQRCLMANQSSERANREANRTQEVMDRLMESGQEIHKVVDVINSIAEQTNMLALNASIEAAGAGEAGKGFAVVANEVKELARQTAAATGMISDTIARMIDHSRDASDSADQIVSIIQIMASANEEILEAVEDQDRSAQGIAKAMSAASEQTRSVTEGMNATNQDMLDVSRAVSEVSLGIAEVTRNVAELSAGVVEITRNVALASSGSQNITSNVLAAAEMAQEIATNMEPVNQAVADVTRMSAQLNQRATGMSGLSGSLKEIVERFKLES from the coding sequence ATGAACCCCCAATCCTCCCCGACCCGTACCACGCTCTTCGACCGGTTGATCCGATTGCTCCCGCGTCTGGGTCAATCGGATCATCAATCCTGGACCATCCGTCGTCTGTTGATCGCATGGGCCGCCATGGGATTGATCGCCACGGTGGTGCTCGCCGGTGCGGCGACCTTTGCCACCATCCGTCTGACCACGCTGCAAAACCGTGTAGTAAAACAGATTCTGCCTGTGGAAACCTCGGGACGACGGTTGAGCGGCATGCTGTTGGAGTATGTCAACCGTCAGAACACCCTGGTGCAGGCCACCTCCACGGAAGCCCTCGGCGCGCTGCCGCCCCGCCAGGAACTGGATCGTCGTTTCACCGCCGAACTGGACTATCTGGGTACGGTCGGACAGGGCATGAGCGGTCTGGAGCAGCCACTGACCCACCTCAAGCAATCCTTTGCCCAGTTTCTGGAGCAGGATGATCGGCTGGTGGATCTGACCAAACGGGATCTGGAGTTAAGCCAACGGATGAAAAGTCGCACCACGGCCCTGGATCAATCAGTGGAACGGATGACCACTTTGGCCGAAGGGATCAAGGGCAAGGTGACCCTGGCCATGGTACGGGGAAAACGCCAGACCCGTCGCGCCATGGAAAGCCGCACCTCGGAAGCGGAACTGCGCAGTCTGGCAGGAGTGATGCTCTCTGGAGGTACGGGTCGCATCGGCCAAGTGACGGAAAAGGTGATCTCCAGCGTCAACACCCTGTCGATCCTGAGTCGCCAAATCCGACTGGAACTCACCACCGATATGCTGACCAATCTCCAGACCAATCAGATCAAGCCCGCGGTGGATCTGGCGCGCCAATCCATCAATACCCTCAAAGCCAGCGCCCAGAACGCCCCAGCCGGGGTGGCGGAGTTGACGGAGCAACTGGAAAAAGAGTTCGCCAATCTGACTGCCCTGCTGATGGAAGGCAACGATGCGGTCTTCAGCATGGCCCGTGACGCCCTGGAGTTGGACCGGCTGACCGAAACGAACCGTCACACCGAAGAGACCATTCAAGGTCAGGTGATCCAACGGTTGGAAGAGATCGACGCCTGGGCCGACAAACTGAATGTGGCCGTGACCCAGGAAGCCGCCTCGGTGAGTCGCGCCAGTCAGATTCTGGTCTACAGTGTGGCCCTGGTGGTGGGGGTGTTCATGGTGGGCTTTGGCATGCTGCTGATCCGGCGGATCACTGGTTCCCTGGATCGGGCGGTGGAGGGGGTGCATCGCATCGCCCAGGGGGACCTCACCACCAATCTGGGACCGGTACGCAACGACGAACTGGGCCATCTGCTGATGGCCATGTCGGGCATGGCAGCGATTCTGAAAGGAATTTTCCTCTCTTTGTCGGAAGGATCCCACAACCTTTCCGACGCTTCCCAGGAACTGTCCGAGGTCTCCGGATCCATGAACACCAGCGCGGCGCTGCTCACCCGCAAGGCTGAATCCGTATCCAGCGCCGTGGAACGCTCCAGCACCAACCTCAACCACATCGCCTCGGAAGCCGAACAGGCCAGCGCCAATCTCAACACCCTGTCCGCCGCCGCCGAAGAGGCCAGCACCAACCTCAACACCATCTCCGCCGCCGCCGAAGAGGCCAGCATCAGCCTGACCGCCGTGGTCAGCTCGACCCATCAGGCCACGGAACGGATGGAACAGGTCAAAAGCGCCGCCGAACAGACCAGCGACAACGTGCAAGGAGTGGCGGGAGCCGTTCAGGTGATGACCCACGCTCTGGGAGAGGTGCGTCAACGCTGTCTCATGGCCAACCAGTCCTCGGAACGGGCCAACCGGGAGGCCAACCGTACCCAGGAGGTGATGGACCGCCTGATGGAGTCGGGTCAGGAGATTCACAAAGTGGTGGATGTGATCAACAGCATCGCCGAACAGACCAACATGCTGGCCCTCAACGCCTCCATCGAGGCGGCGGGAGCCGGAGAGGCCGGCAAGGGATTCGCGGTGGTGGCCAACGAAGTCAAGGAACTGGCCCGTCAGACCGCCGCCGCCACCGGCATGATATCCGATACCATCGCCCGGATGATCGACCACTCCCGGGACGCCTCGGACTCGGCGGATCAAATCGTGAGCATCATCCAGATCATGGCTTCGGCCAACGAAGAAATTCTCGAAGCGGTGGAGGATCAGGACCGCTCCGCGCAAGGAATCGCCAAGGCCATGAGCGCCGCTTCGGAACAAACCCGCTCCGTGACCGAAGGCATGAACGCCACCAATCAGGATATGCTGGATGTCAGCCGTGCGGTCAGCGAGGTCTCTTTGGGGATCGCGGAGGTGACCCGCAATGTGGCGGAACTTTCCGCCGGAGTGGTGGAGATCACCCGCAACGTGGCCCTGGCTTCGAGCGGCAGCCAAAACATCACCAGCAACGTGCTGGCAGCCGCCGAAATGGCCCAGGAAATCGCCACCAACATGGAACCGGTCAATCAGGCCGTGGCGGACGTGACCCGCATGAGCGCCCAACTCAACCAACGGGCCACGGGAATGTCGGGGCTTTCCGGATCCCTCAAGGAGATTGTCGAACGATTCAAGCTGGAGTCATGA
- a CDS encoding ABC transporter substrate-binding protein: protein MRFTLLPLTRILGIISLLAWSGSALAAAEIPIGMSTPLESGPVALGQNTRLGVESYFDSVNRAGGVHGRPLRLLALDDGYEPTKAAVNMRQLIDDKKVLAVIGNVGTPTAVVSAPIANETRTILMGAVTGAGLLRKTPPERYIFNYRASYAEETAAMIDGLLGIGIKPKEIAFFTQNDGYGDSGYAGSVAALKNRGFAEIDTLAHGRYTRNTTHVEGALATILDAEVEPRAIIMVGAYPACAAFIREARKDLPNALFLNVSFVGSAALAKALGKDGEGVIVTQVTPALNDPMPGVKAYLEALRQYRADAKPDFLSLEGYLAARLLVEGIRRSTVSGNPTEDRETLVNTLENLRDFDLGIGAPVSFSKTDHQASHKVWPTRLVQGEFQPLAWSQLR, encoded by the coding sequence ATGAGATTCACCCTGTTGCCTCTGACCCGAATCCTGGGGATCATCAGCCTGCTGGCATGGTCCGGTTCCGCCCTGGCCGCCGCCGAAATTCCCATTGGCATGTCCACCCCACTGGAAAGCGGTCCCGTGGCCTTGGGCCAGAACACCCGCCTGGGTGTGGAAAGTTATTTCGACAGCGTCAACCGGGCCGGAGGGGTCCACGGTCGCCCTCTGCGCCTCCTGGCGCTGGACGATGGCTACGAACCCACCAAGGCCGCGGTCAACATGCGCCAGTTGATCGATGATAAAAAGGTTCTGGCGGTCATCGGCAATGTGGGCACCCCCACGGCAGTGGTTTCCGCGCCCATCGCCAACGAAACCCGCACCATTTTAATGGGCGCGGTCACCGGGGCCGGACTGCTGCGCAAAACGCCTCCCGAGCGCTATATTTTCAACTACCGGGCCAGCTACGCCGAAGAGACCGCCGCCATGATCGACGGTTTGTTGGGCATCGGCATCAAGCCCAAGGAGATCGCCTTTTTCACCCAGAACGACGGCTACGGGGATTCCGGATATGCCGGATCGGTGGCGGCCCTCAAAAATCGCGGTTTCGCCGAAATCGATACCCTGGCCCATGGACGCTACACCCGCAACACCACCCATGTGGAAGGGGCGCTGGCCACCATCCTGGATGCCGAAGTCGAACCCCGTGCCATCATCATGGTGGGGGCCTATCCGGCCTGCGCGGCCTTCATTCGCGAGGCGCGCAAGGATTTGCCCAACGCCCTGTTCCTGAACGTCTCTTTTGTGGGCAGCGCGGCCCTGGCCAAGGCGCTGGGCAAGGATGGCGAAGGGGTGATCGTCACCCAGGTGACCCCCGCCCTCAACGATCCCATGCCCGGAGTGAAAGCCTATCTGGAGGCGTTGCGTCAGTATCGGGCGGATGCCAAACCGGATTTCCTCTCCCTGGAAGGATATCTGGCCGCCCGTCTGCTGGTGGAAGGCATTCGCCGATCCACGGTGAGCGGCAACCCGACCGAAGACCGGGAAACCCTGGTCAATACGCTGGAAAACCTGCGGGACTTTGACCTGGGAATCGGTGCGCCGGTCAGCTTTAGCAAAACCGACCATCAGGCCAGCCACAAGGTATGGCCCACCCGCTTGGTTCAAGGGGAGTTTCAACCCCTCGCCTGGAGTCAACTGCGATGA
- a CDS encoding CHASE2 domain-containing protein has translation MTRFPLRNHHALVLALVGLFMLCDHTAPIRTLEHWAYDRGLRAITRDSENRVVLVTLDDPTLDRLGGWPLAPRHFTRLVEILHRGTPRVIGFTFPIPVDTSEAIALGTAFHLSGQVVMGMSGTQGTAPTTPAPPDPDPAFLTASALPAPLDPIPEGSGLITLNTLQAPREELGFNAARLGVDLLPPDPDDVVRSLPLMIRFHDTLYPTLALAIAIEARSSPPKNLLPHADGRLQLNEILLPTRDHGWLNPYFHPGVNRQPEFATYSMLSILDGNVPPDRFRDRVVMIGPTASRLARQLPTPTGRDMSPLEIHAQGVASLLDDQGFRIPPWGVWIRYGLYGVVGILLFFAPPGGVGARLATLVITVLLGLLVPIAHVWLLDTLGLWVPMAGPLAMLTLGFFLPLLVSKRFRFLNQSATQPRDRETRLALILAYQGQHCWDLAMETFCLCPMDPMLMTIARHLGQELETAQRFADAILVYQRMSRFDPQDPEPAKRLRHLQARLRSTRAPHLPHSAPLEHPLRRVGDHGILAELAQDALGTLLLGQDPASGQGVILRLPGPNLHRDPREAEQARQAFLADGERWLRIQHDGVVTLLAIQLEEHPPHLVMEHFPISGNLERHVHPDDPLPLTLILYIITRAALILDHVHQRGLTHGNLRPEDLIYDPKTRRVWIKEFGLARLLGADPAGTGISPYAPPESLTPGAPDPRSDLYALGAISFHLLTGHPPFKTDDPETLRSRILSTAPQSIPLLRPEIHPDLARIVEKSLARNPAHRHPRGADLARELVRYIRAQVRA, from the coding sequence ATGACCCGCTTTCCGCTCCGCAATCACCATGCGCTGGTGCTGGCACTGGTCGGCCTGTTTATGCTGTGCGACCACACCGCGCCCATTCGGACCCTGGAACACTGGGCCTATGACCGCGGGCTGCGGGCGATTACCCGCGACTCGGAAAACCGGGTGGTGCTCGTCACCCTCGACGACCCCACCCTGGACCGACTGGGGGGCTGGCCCCTGGCTCCGCGCCATTTCACCCGACTGGTGGAAATTCTCCATCGGGGCACGCCGCGGGTGATCGGGTTCACCTTTCCGATTCCCGTGGATACGTCCGAGGCCATTGCCCTGGGAACCGCCTTCCACTTGTCCGGCCAGGTGGTGATGGGAATGTCGGGCACCCAGGGAACCGCCCCGACGACGCCGGCCCCCCCCGATCCCGATCCGGCCTTTCTGACCGCCTCGGCCCTGCCCGCGCCATTGGATCCGATTCCGGAGGGTTCCGGCCTCATCACCCTGAACACCCTCCAGGCTCCACGGGAAGAACTGGGATTCAACGCGGCCCGCCTGGGGGTGGACCTGCTCCCCCCGGATCCGGATGACGTGGTGCGAAGCCTGCCCCTGATGATCCGCTTCCACGATACCCTGTACCCGACCCTGGCGCTGGCCATCGCCATCGAGGCCCGCTCCTCCCCCCCCAAAAACCTGCTGCCCCATGCCGATGGCAGGCTGCAACTCAACGAAATACTCCTGCCCACCCGGGATCACGGCTGGCTGAATCCTTATTTTCATCCCGGGGTCAACCGGCAACCGGAGTTCGCCACCTACTCCATGCTCTCGATACTCGACGGCAATGTGCCCCCGGACCGATTCCGGGATCGGGTGGTGATGATCGGTCCCACCGCCTCCCGACTGGCCCGACAACTGCCGACCCCCACCGGCCGCGACATGAGCCCTCTGGAAATCCATGCCCAGGGGGTGGCGTCCCTGCTCGACGACCAGGGTTTCCGGATTCCGCCGTGGGGGGTGTGGATCCGCTACGGACTGTATGGGGTGGTGGGAATCTTACTGTTCTTCGCTCCTCCCGGCGGGGTGGGCGCCCGGCTGGCTACCCTGGTGATCACCGTACTCCTGGGTCTGCTGGTGCCGATTGCCCATGTGTGGCTCTTGGACACCCTGGGGTTGTGGGTGCCCATGGCCGGACCGTTGGCCATGCTCACTCTTGGATTTTTTCTGCCCCTGTTGGTCAGCAAACGGTTTCGCTTCCTGAACCAATCCGCGACCCAACCCAGGGATCGGGAAACCCGACTGGCCTTGATCCTGGCCTATCAGGGTCAACACTGCTGGGATCTGGCCATGGAGACCTTTTGTCTGTGTCCCATGGATCCGATGCTGATGACGATCGCCCGACACCTGGGTCAGGAACTGGAAACCGCGCAACGGTTTGCCGACGCGATCCTGGTTTACCAGCGCATGAGCCGCTTCGACCCACAGGATCCGGAACCGGCCAAACGGCTGCGACACCTCCAGGCCCGACTCCGCTCGACCCGCGCCCCCCACCTGCCCCACTCCGCCCCCCTGGAGCATCCGTTGCGCCGGGTGGGTGACCACGGGATTCTCGCGGAACTGGCCCAAGATGCCCTGGGTACGCTTTTGCTGGGACAGGATCCCGCATCCGGACAGGGGGTGATTCTGCGTCTGCCCGGACCAAACCTGCACCGGGATCCCCGGGAGGCCGAGCAGGCCAGACAGGCTTTCCTGGCGGACGGGGAACGCTGGTTGCGTATTCAGCACGACGGGGTGGTGACCCTGTTGGCGATCCAACTGGAGGAGCATCCGCCCCATCTGGTGATGGAACATTTTCCCATCTCCGGTAACCTGGAGCGCCATGTGCATCCGGACGACCCCCTGCCCCTGACCCTGATTCTCTACATCATCACCCGGGCCGCCTTGATTCTGGATCATGTCCATCAACGGGGACTGACCCATGGCAATTTGCGCCCCGAGGATCTGATATACGACCCCAAGACCCGCCGGGTCTGGATCAAGGAATTCGGGCTGGCCCGGCTGTTGGGAGCGGACCCGGCCGGAACCGGCATCTCCCCGTATGCCCCCCCGGAGTCCCTCACCCCGGGAGCGCCGGACCCCCGCAGCGATCTGTATGCCCTGGGAGCGATTTCTTTTCATCTGCTCACCGGCCATCCGCCTTTCAAGACCGACGACCCGGAGACATTGCGCTCCCGGATTCTGTCCACGGCCCCCCAGTCGATCCCCCTGCTGCGTCCGGAAATCCACCCGGATCTGGCCCGGATCGTGGAAAAATCCCTGGCCAGAAATCCGGCCCACCGCCATCCCCGGGGCGCCGACCTGGCGCGGGAACTGGTGAGGTATATCCGCGCCCAGGTCCGCGCCTGA
- a CDS encoding MogA/MoaB family molybdenum cofactor biosynthesis protein — protein MGADANGGHVHACGQGQSHGHHGQPEKHQSPDRISWSGLRVGIVTLSDSRDLASDGSGDALEQWVLAHGGVVVARVLLPDEQARIREVLTAWSDDRAMEVILTTGGTGPGPRDVTPEATRAVCDRELPGFAELIRAAGLQQTRSAALTRGVSAFRGQTLVINLPGSTRGAVHSLGAVADLVPHALRMARGGGHA, from the coding sequence ATGGGAGCGGACGCCAACGGAGGTCATGTGCATGCGTGTGGCCAGGGACAGAGCCATGGTCATCACGGGCAGCCGGAAAAACATCAGAGTCCGGATCGGATCTCCTGGTCCGGGTTGCGGGTGGGGATCGTGACCCTGTCCGACAGTCGGGATCTGGCTTCCGATGGCAGCGGCGACGCGTTGGAACAATGGGTGCTGGCTCATGGAGGGGTGGTGGTGGCGCGGGTGTTGCTTCCGGATGAGCAGGCGCGGATCCGGGAGGTGTTGACCGCATGGTCCGATGATCGGGCAATGGAGGTGATCCTGACTACCGGCGGGACCGGTCCCGGTCCCAGGGATGTCACCCCCGAGGCCACCCGGGCGGTGTGCGACCGGGAGTTGCCGGGATTCGCGGAGTTGATCCGGGCCGCCGGTTTGCAACAGACCCGTTCCGCGGCCTTGACCCGGGGGGTGAGCGCCTTCCGGGGGCAGACGTTGGTGATCAATCTGCCGGGTTCGACCCGGGGAGCGGTTCACAGTCTGGGGGCGGTGGCGGATTTGGTGCCCCACGCCTTGCGCATGGCCCGGGGGGGCGGTCACGCCTGA
- a CDS encoding HesA/MoeB/ThiF family protein: protein MPIPFPDSPSNRLDSAPAANPRLAAARVFILGAGGLGAPVALFLAQTGIGHLVIADGDRVELSNLHRQILHVTPGVGLPKAESARQTLQRSHPATRVTPIHLRITETTIANAVTGCDLVVDGSDNFEARYLLNRICMTRRIPLVSGAVLGFEGQVATFRHGVDPEAPCYQCLHPGIKQHGCGPESPIPTCATAGVLGPVAGVIGALQATEAIQTLLNRQPSPANGSIWLINLRDQFWLRVAIPKNPACPVCAAPQAGPVSRPAS from the coding sequence GTGCCCATTCCCTTTCCAGACTCTCCCTCCAACCGGTTGGATTCCGCTCCCGCCGCGAACCCGCGTCTGGCCGCAGCCCGGGTCTTCATTCTGGGCGCCGGAGGACTGGGCGCGCCGGTGGCGTTGTTTCTGGCTCAAACCGGCATCGGCCATCTGGTGATCGCCGACGGGGATCGGGTGGAACTGTCCAATCTCCACCGTCAGATTCTCCACGTAACCCCAGGGGTGGGACTCCCCAAGGCCGAATCGGCCCGACAGACCTTGCAACGCTCCCACCCCGCCACCCGCGTCACCCCGATCCATCTCCGCATCACCGAGACCACGATCGCAAACGCCGTGACCGGATGCGATCTGGTGGTGGATGGCAGCGACAACTTTGAAGCCCGTTACCTGCTCAACCGGATTTGCATGACCCGCCGGATTCCGCTGGTATCGGGGGCGGTATTGGGATTCGAGGGACAGGTGGCCACCTTTCGACACGGGGTGGATCCGGAAGCCCCCTGTTATCAATGTCTGCACCCTGGCATAAAACAGCATGGCTGCGGGCCGGAAAGTCCCATCCCGACCTGTGCCACCGCCGGGGTGTTGGGTCCGGTGGCCGGAGTGATCGGAGCCTTGCAGGCCACCGAAGCGATCCAAACCCTTCTCAACCGGCAACCGTCACCCGCCAACGGATCCATCTGGCTGATCAATCTGCGGGATCAGTTCTGGCTGCGCGTTGCCATTCCCAAAAATCCCGCCTGCCCGGTATGCGCCGCGCCCCAGGCCGGTCCAGTCTCCCGCCCCGCCTCCTGA
- a CDS encoding LexA family transcriptional regulator — translation MTDRTSTLTLSDRIQTARKYASLTQKQLADRVGISQTAVHKLECGRSRSSRRTVAIALTCGVDPIWLDTGRGEMSLGGPPGSGPGMSGVSESAEGYRVPVIARIPLITWEEAKAYTPETAESHHPENVKSWIPVAPRTSAKAYALEVPDDSMEPEFTEGELIIVDPTMKAEHNRFLIARTSEDNRATLKQLIVHGARQYMKPLNSRYPLIEIQGQLIVSGVVVAKYKDY, via the coding sequence ATGACAGACAGAACCAGCACATTAACTCTGAGCGATCGTATCCAAACCGCCCGGAAATATGCCAGCCTCACCCAAAAACAACTCGCGGATCGGGTCGGCATCAGTCAAACTGCGGTGCATAAACTGGAGTGTGGACGCTCCCGCTCGTCGCGGCGCACGGTCGCCATTGCCCTCACCTGCGGTGTCGATCCCATCTGGCTGGACACGGGCCGGGGCGAAATGAGCCTGGGTGGCCCCCCTGGATCCGGTCCCGGCATGAGCGGTGTTTCCGAGTCCGCCGAGGGTTACCGGGTTCCGGTCATTGCCCGCATCCCCCTGATCACCTGGGAAGAAGCCAAAGCCTACACCCCGGAAACCGCCGAATCCCATCACCCGGAAAACGTCAAATCCTGGATCCCCGTGGCCCCGAGAACCAGCGCCAAGGCCTATGCCCTGGAAGTGCCGGACGACTCCATGGAACCGGAGTTCACCGAAGGGGAACTCATCATCGTCGATCCCACCATGAAAGCCGAGCATAATCGTTTTCTGATCGCCCGGACAAGCGAAGACAATCGCGCCACCCTCAAGCAATTGATCGTCCACGGCGCCAGACAATACATGAAACCCCTGAATTCCCGTTATCCACTGATCGAAATTCAAGGTCAACTGATTGTCAGCGGCGTGGTTGTGGCCAAGTACAAGGATTATTGA